A stretch of the Aegilops tauschii subsp. strangulata cultivar AL8/78 chromosome 4, Aet v6.0, whole genome shotgun sequence genome encodes the following:
- the LOC109743648 gene encoding chemocyanin-like, protein MAMAQGRGSAAQGFTLGFLVLCLLLGADTAGAATYNVDWSFAAGSWPSGKSFRAGDVLVFSYNPAVHNVVAVDAGGYNSCRGSGATHTYTSGSDRVTLVPGTNYFICSLSGHCGLGMKMAVTAN, encoded by the exons ATGGCAATGGCTCAGGGAAGAGGCAGtgcggcgcagggcttcaccctCGGCTTCCTCGTGCTGTGCCTCCTCCTCGGCGCCGACACCGCCGGCGCCGCCACCTACAACGTCGACTGGTCGTTCGCCGCCGGCAGCTGGCCCAGCGGCAAGAGCTTCCGCGCAGGGGACGTCCTCG TGTTCAGCTACAACCCGGCCGTGCACAACGTGgtggcggtggacgccggcggcTACAACAGCTGCCGGGGCTCCGGCGCGACGCACACCTACACCTCGGGGAGCGACCGCGTGACGCTCGTCCCTGGGACGAACTACTTCATCTGCAGCCTCAGCGGCCACTGCGGGCTCGGGATGAAGATGGCCGTCACTGCAAACTGA